The Bacillus sp. Y1 genome has a window encoding:
- a CDS encoding adenylyltransferase/cytidyltransferase family protein codes for MKKYKVGYTTGVFDLFHVGHLNILKRAKEHCEYLIVGVSTDELVQMYKNKLPVIPHGERMQIVEGIKYVDLVVPQTHRNKFDAWENLKFNAMFVGDDWKGDPLFNDMEKKFKQVGVEIVYFPYTLGVSSTSLKEKIKPKEKVI; via the coding sequence ATGAAAAAATACAAAGTAGGATATACAACCGGGGTGTTTGATTTATTTCATGTTGGACACTTAAATATATTAAAAAGAGCAAAGGAACATTGTGAATATTTAATTGTTGGAGTAAGTACAGATGAATTGGTTCAAATGTACAAAAACAAACTCCCAGTCATTCCACATGGTGAGAGAATGCAAATTGTAGAGGGAATAAAATATGTAGATTTAGTAGTCCCACAAACACATAGGAATAAGTTTGACGCCTGGGAGAATTTAAAATTTAATGCTATGTTTGTTGGGGATGACTGGAAAGGTGATCCTCTTTTTAATGATATGGAAAAAAAATTTAAGCAAGTAGGAGTAGAAATTGTTTACTTTCCGTATACGTTAGGGGTATCGTCTACGAGCTTAAAAGAAAAAATTAAACCAAAAGAAAAGGTTATATAA
- a CDS encoding CDP-glycerol glycerophosphotransferase family protein codes for MTENLKNYITLVLINLFNLFPIKKNKIFLFSYYGSQYGCNPKYITEYAMKSDFKREFDIVWAFNNPSRVNITGVRKVKTMSLRYFYELCTSKIIITNFRTTEHFVKRKNQYYIQTWHSSLRLKQIEKDAEESLPKNYVKMAKKDSLKCDLLLSGCDSSTEIFKKAFWYGGEIFEIGTPRNDILFHHNSERSKKIRESLNISDDIQVVLYAPTFRKQNDLSVYDIDYKQLIKSLEEKFGSAWICLVKLHPHLIAKSSQLLLEDKVLDVTSYDDIQELLSISDLLITDYSSLMFDFAVTNRPCFLYVPDIIDYTQQDRKLYFDILELPFKAATNNVELNVIIHQFNNENYKDSVKNFLQSVGSFESGKASALIWERIYRVCFEKEWRKADEKIQSRIYNRGV; via the coding sequence ATGACTGAAAATCTTAAAAATTATATTACCTTGGTACTTATCAATTTATTTAATTTATTCCCTATAAAAAAAAATAAGATATTCCTATTTAGTTATTATGGAAGCCAGTATGGTTGTAATCCAAAATACATAACTGAGTATGCCATGAAGAGTGACTTCAAGAGGGAATTTGATATAGTTTGGGCTTTTAATAATCCAAGTAGAGTCAATATTACAGGTGTTAGAAAAGTAAAGACTATGAGTTTGCGATATTTTTACGAATTGTGCACTTCAAAAATAATTATTACTAATTTTCGCACAACCGAACATTTTGTAAAAAGGAAGAATCAATATTATATACAAACCTGGCACAGTTCCCTTAGATTAAAGCAAATTGAAAAGGATGCAGAAGAGTCCTTACCCAAAAATTACGTGAAAATGGCAAAAAAAGATTCATTGAAATGTGACCTGCTTTTATCAGGTTGTGATTCAAGTACCGAAATTTTTAAAAAAGCCTTTTGGTATGGTGGAGAAATATTTGAGATTGGTACACCTAGAAATGATATTCTTTTTCATCACAATTCAGAGCGAAGCAAAAAGATTAGAGAAAGTTTAAATATATCCGACGATATTCAAGTAGTCTTGTATGCTCCAACCTTTAGAAAGCAAAATGATTTATCAGTATACGACATTGATTACAAGCAATTAATAAAATCATTGGAAGAAAAGTTTGGATCAGCGTGGATATGTTTAGTAAAACTACACCCACATTTAATTGCAAAATCCAGTCAATTGCTTCTCGAAGATAAAGTACTGGATGTAACAAGTTATGATGATATTCAAGAGTTGTTAAGTATTTCTGATCTACTAATAACTGATTATTCTTCATTAATGTTTGACTTTGCTGTTACAAATAGACCTTGCTTCTTATATGTACCTGATATTATTGACTACACCCAACAGGACAGAAAATTATATTTTGACATTTTGGAACTGCCATTTAAAGCAGCCACTAACAATGTAGAACTCAATGTGATTATTCATCAATTTAATAATGAAAATTATAAGGATTCGGTTAAAAATTTCCTACAAAGTGTAGGTTCATTTGAATCAGGGAAAGCGAGTGCACTGATATGGGAAAGAATATATCGAGTTTGTTTTGAGAAAGAATGGAGGAAAGCTGATGAAAAAATACAAAGTAGGATATACAACCGGGGTGTTTGA
- a CDS encoding glycosyltransferase family 2 protein: protein MKEKVSVIVPIYKVEKYIHRCINSILKQSYEDLEVILVNDGSPDNCGEIINEYEKKDNRVITIHKENGGLSDARNVGMEIVSGEYVIFVDSDDWIEKDFIQRLVTTSKSKQADIVQTSFYYAYDDYMLYDNRFYNSDSEIISFSNSELMRELVKNDIVKNFAWGKLYKTKLVRDLPFKKGVLFEDVFWAHKVMQRVERYVILHEPMYYYYQRNDSIVATYTIRNLDILEGLKERHEFIEKHYPYLLHESLVTIFKASLTHYHLILVNRELDRDGKHKKQIETYIRNKHPFLLKALKGDKMLNLQLRLFLIKPYLTLFPLAVMKALRMLKFVPESKELVKMIIKPREIIKGG, encoded by the coding sequence ATGAAGGAGAAAGTAAGTGTAATTGTTCCAATATATAAGGTAGAGAAATATATTCATAGATGTATAAATAGCATTTTAAAACAATCTTATGAAGATTTAGAGGTCATTCTTGTTAATGATGGTTCCCCAGATAATTGTGGCGAGATTATTAATGAGTATGAAAAGAAAGATAATAGAGTTATTACTATTCATAAAGAAAATGGTGGTTTGTCTGATGCTAGAAACGTAGGAATGGAGATTGTTAGTGGTGAGTATGTCATTTTTGTAGACAGCGATGACTGGATAGAAAAAGATTTTATTCAAAGGTTAGTCACTACAAGTAAATCAAAACAGGCAGACATAGTACAGACATCATTTTACTACGCTTATGATGATTATATGCTTTATGACAATCGATTCTATAATAGTGATAGTGAGATTATTTCTTTTTCCAATAGTGAGTTAATGAGAGAGTTAGTTAAAAATGATATTGTGAAGAATTTTGCTTGGGGAAAACTTTATAAAACTAAACTAGTCCGAGATCTTCCATTTAAAAAAGGCGTTCTCTTTGAAGATGTCTTTTGGGCACACAAGGTAATGCAACGAGTAGAGAGGTATGTGATTTTACATGAACCTATGTATTATTACTATCAGAGAAACGATAGTATTGTTGCAACGTATACGATTAGGAATTTAGATATTCTTGAGGGACTAAAAGAAAGACATGAATTTATTGAAAAACATTATCCCTATTTACTTCATGAATCTCTCGTAACAATTTTTAAAGCAAGCTTAACTCATTACCATCTTATATTAGTAAACAGAGAGTTAGATAGAGATGGTAAACATAAAAAACAAATAGAGACGTATATAAGGAATAAGCATCCGTTTTTATTAAAAGCTCTAAAAGGGGATAAAATGCTAAATCTTCAACTAAGGTTATTCTTAATTAAACCTTATTTAACTCTATTTCCATTGGCAGTAATGAAAGCATTAAGGATGTTAAAGTTTGTTCCTGAGTCTAAAGAGTTAGTGAAAATGATTATAAAGCCGAGGGAGATAATAAAGGGTGGTTAG
- a CDS encoding XRE family transcriptional regulator, whose protein sequence is MIGKNIYEIRKRRGLTLTELADRAGIAKSYLSNIERNLNQNPSINVIEKIASVLEVDLKELLGTGNDVKGPQLDSEWVDFVRELRDSGVEKDQIQEYKMLLDFIKWQNLQESKNK, encoded by the coding sequence ATGATAGGGAAAAATATATACGAAATTCGAAAAAGAAGAGGACTTACTTTAACAGAACTTGCAGACCGAGCCGGAATAGCCAAATCATACCTTAGTAATATTGAAAGAAATTTAAATCAAAATCCCTCAATAAATGTCATTGAAAAAATTGCCTCCGTTCTAGAAGTAGATTTAAAGGAATTGCTGGGAACAGGTAATGATGTAAAAGGACCCCAATTAGACAGTGAATGGGTCGACTTCGTTAGAGAATTAAGAGACTCAGGGGTGGAAAAGGACCAAATACAAGAATATAAAATGTTACTTGATTTTATTAAGTGGCAAAACTTACAGGAATCAAAAAATAAATAG
- a CDS encoding DegT/DnrJ/EryC1/StrS family aminotransferase yields the protein MIPSVKKSRVFLSPPHLSGNEAKYIQEAIDTNWIAPLGPNVDAFEKELAEYVGTSGAVAVSSGTAAIHLALSLLNVCKGDLVFCSTLTFVASANPILYQGAEPVFIDSEPDTWNMSPIALERAFRDAKLEGKMPKAVIVVNLYGQSAKMDELVAICEKYDVPIIEDAAESLGATYKGRPSGTFGKFGIYSFNGNKIITTSGGGMLVSDDLEALSRARFLATQARDLAPHYQHSAMGYNYRMSNILAGIGRGQLEVLDDRVQARRRVFSKYQQELGTLPGIYFMPELKDTMSNRWLTAITVDERESGVNVNRILEIMNMENIEARPVWKPLHLQPLFRGIKYYPHHETYSVSDQLFESGMCLPSGSNMSNDEFERVVECIKSVNLGCDKVQQYG from the coding sequence ATGATTCCTTCAGTAAAGAAAAGTCGAGTTTTCCTATCACCTCCTCATCTTTCTGGAAATGAAGCGAAGTATATTCAGGAGGCAATAGATACGAACTGGATTGCCCCTTTAGGACCAAATGTAGATGCCTTTGAAAAAGAACTTGCCGAATACGTTGGAACCAGTGGAGCGGTGGCTGTTAGTTCAGGTACAGCTGCCATACATTTGGCTCTTTCTTTATTAAATGTGTGTAAAGGAGATCTCGTGTTTTGTTCCACTCTTACGTTTGTGGCAAGTGCCAATCCAATTCTTTATCAAGGTGCAGAACCAGTATTTATTGACTCAGAACCAGATACTTGGAATATGTCTCCGATTGCACTTGAACGAGCATTTAGAGACGCCAAGCTTGAAGGAAAAATGCCCAAGGCGGTAATTGTCGTTAACCTTTATGGTCAAAGTGCCAAAATGGATGAATTAGTAGCCATTTGTGAAAAATACGATGTCCCTATAATTGAAGATGCTGCGGAATCACTAGGAGCAACCTATAAAGGAAGACCCAGTGGGACGTTTGGTAAGTTCGGTATTTACTCATTTAATGGCAACAAGATCATTACCACTTCAGGCGGTGGTATGTTAGTTTCGGATGATCTCGAAGCGTTAAGTCGAGCAAGATTCTTAGCAACACAGGCTAGAGATCTTGCTCCGCATTACCAACATAGTGCTATGGGTTATAACTATCGAATGAGTAATATATTAGCAGGTATAGGTAGAGGGCAATTAGAGGTACTAGATGATCGAGTACAAGCCAGAAGAAGAGTATTTTCTAAATATCAGCAAGAGCTAGGTACGCTACCTGGAATTTATTTTATGCCTGAATTAAAGGACACTATGTCTAATCGTTGGTTAACAGCCATTACTGTAGATGAAAGGGAATCTGGAGTAAATGTGAATCGAATTTTAGAAATAATGAATATGGAGAATATAGAGGCCCGACCTGTTTGGAAGCCACTTCATTTGCAACCTTTATTTAGAGGGATCAAATATTATCCACATCATGAAACATATAGTGTTTCGGATCAATTATTCGAGTCGGGAATGTGTCTTCCATCAGGATCAAATATGTCTAATGATGAATTTGAAAGAGTAGTTGAATGTATCAAATCCGTTAACCTTGGATGTGATAAAGTTCAACAATACGGATAA
- a CDS encoding acetyltransferase, producing MKLAVVGAGGHSKVILDLIRLNEKNQIIAFLDDRYTSLTFKDAIYMGPIDSANQLLRIHPDIKFIIAIGNNRIRKDIVNRLSVQDECYATLIHPTAWISPSVTIGVGTVVMPQSVINADSYIGKHTIINTSAIIEHDNHISNYVHISPHATLTGAVKVEEGVHIGAGASVIPNIEIGEWSTIGAGATVIKSIPPSSTAVGVPAKVIKLQLIEGV from the coding sequence ATGAAACTAGCAGTTGTTGGAGCGGGAGGACATAGCAAGGTCATTCTGGATTTGATTCGGTTAAATGAAAAAAATCAAATTATAGCCTTTTTGGATGATAGATACACAAGTCTAACTTTTAAAGATGCTATTTATATGGGTCCAATCGATTCGGCAAACCAGCTTCTACGAATTCATCCAGATATAAAGTTTATTATCGCCATTGGGAATAACAGGATTCGAAAGGATATTGTTAATAGATTAAGTGTCCAAGATGAATGTTATGCAACACTCATTCATCCGACAGCATGGATTAGTCCTAGTGTAACCATTGGTGTGGGGACAGTCGTTATGCCTCAATCAGTAATAAATGCAGATTCGTATATTGGTAAACATACAATTATAAATACATCTGCAATCATTGAGCACGATAATCATATTTCAAATTATGTTCACATATCTCCACATGCCACCTTAACTGGTGCAGTAAAAGTTGAAGAGGGAGTTCATATTGGTGCTGGAGCTTCAGTAATCCCCAACATAGAAATTGGGGAGTGGTCCACCATCGGTGCTGGTGCAACAGTGATAAAATCAATACCTCCATCTAGTACAGCTGTTGGTGTCCCTGCAAAAGTAATAAAACTACAACTGATAGAGGGTGTATAA
- a CDS encoding sugar transferase produces the protein MKRCLDLIYGVMIFILLLPVMLVVALLVRIKLGSPILFKQQRPGLEGKPFYLYKFRTMTDATDSMGNLFSDRIRLTPFGATLRRYSLDELPQLLNVIKGDISLVGPRPLLMEYLPLYTEEQAKRHLVRPGITGWAQVNGRNAISWEDKFKLDVWYVNNRSLWLDLKILLITIKKVIKTEGITQRGVATVEPFKGTKTVEGGHG, from the coding sequence GTGAAAAGATGTCTTGATCTCATTTATGGAGTAATGATATTTATTTTACTTTTACCAGTCATGCTGGTTGTTGCCCTCTTAGTAAGAATAAAGCTAGGGTCACCTATTCTTTTTAAGCAACAACGCCCTGGTTTAGAGGGTAAACCATTTTATCTCTATAAGTTTCGAACAATGACTGATGCGACAGACAGCATGGGTAATTTATTTTCTGACCGTATTCGCCTAACTCCTTTTGGAGCGACCTTAAGAAGGTACAGCCTGGATGAATTACCGCAGTTACTGAATGTAATTAAAGGAGACATAAGCCTTGTTGGTCCAAGGCCCTTATTAATGGAATACTTACCGTTATACACAGAAGAACAGGCCAAACGCCATTTAGTTCGCCCAGGTATAACAGGTTGGGCCCAAGTAAATGGTAGGAATGCAATTAGTTGGGAAGATAAGTTTAAGCTTGATGTTTGGTACGTGAACAACCGTTCGTTATGGCTGGACCTAAAAATATTATTGATTACCATTAAAAAGGTAATTAAAACCGAAGGGATTACTCAAAGAGGAGTCGCAACGGTAGAACCCTTTAAGGGAACAAAAACAGTTGAAGGAGGACATGGATGA
- the galE gene encoding UDP-glucose 4-epimerase GalE, with amino-acid sequence MSILVTGGAGYIGSHTCVELLNEGNEIVIVDNFINSKLESLKRIEEITGKDFKVYYIDLLDEKAVDKVFVENEIEAVIHFAGLKAVGESVNVPLSYYHNNITSTVILCKVMEKYGVKKLVFSSSATVYGIPESVPIKENASLWAMNPYGRTKLMIEEILRDLYESNKSWSIALLRYFNPIGAHESGLIGEDPNGIPNNLMPFITQVAVGKLKELSVFGNNYPTKDGTGVRDYIHVVDLAKGHLKAVERVKERNGIDAYNLGTGNGYSVIEMIQAFENASEVQVPYRIVEPRTGDVAACFADPTKAKNELKWQAEKGIEDMCIDAWRWQQSHPNGYEENPHFKGKSEDFLFGEKIKESIK; translated from the coding sequence TTGTCTATACTTGTTACAGGTGGAGCGGGCTACATCGGGAGTCATACCTGCGTGGAACTATTAAATGAAGGAAATGAAATCGTAATTGTAGATAACTTCATAAATAGCAAGCTAGAATCTTTGAAGAGAATAGAGGAAATTACAGGGAAAGACTTCAAAGTTTATTATATTGACCTACTAGACGAGAAAGCGGTCGATAAAGTATTTGTTGAAAACGAAATTGAGGCAGTTATCCACTTCGCGGGTCTAAAAGCAGTTGGAGAATCAGTAAATGTTCCACTCTCGTACTATCACAACAATATCACAAGCACAGTGATTCTGTGTAAAGTGATGGAGAAATACGGTGTTAAGAAACTCGTTTTTAGCTCATCTGCTACTGTTTATGGTATTCCTGAAAGTGTACCAATTAAAGAAAATGCTAGTTTGTGGGCTATGAATCCTTATGGTCGAACCAAGCTTATGATCGAAGAGATTCTAAGGGACTTATACGAATCTAATAAAAGCTGGAGCATCGCTTTATTAAGATACTTTAATCCGATTGGAGCTCACGAAAGCGGACTAATTGGCGAAGATCCTAATGGTATTCCGAATAACTTAATGCCTTTTATAACTCAAGTGGCAGTCGGAAAGTTGAAGGAGTTAAGTGTTTTTGGAAACAACTATCCAACTAAAGATGGAACAGGAGTAAGAGATTATATCCACGTTGTTGACCTGGCGAAAGGTCACTTAAAAGCAGTGGAAAGGGTTAAAGAAAGAAACGGTATCGATGCATACAATCTTGGAACAGGCAATGGCTACAGTGTTATTGAAATGATTCAAGCTTTTGAAAATGCTTCAGAAGTTCAAGTTCCTTATAGAATTGTGGAACCTAGAACAGGTGACGTGGCAGCATGTTTTGCCGATCCAACCAAAGCAAAAAATGAACTTAAATGGCAGGCAGAAAAAGGGATAGAAGACATGTGTATAGATGCTTGGAGATGGCAACAAAGTCATCCAAATGGGTATGAAGAAAATCCTCACTTTAAAGGCAAAAGTGAGGATTTTTTATTTGGAGAAAAAATTAAAGAGTCTATAAAGTGA
- a CDS encoding glycosyltransferase has translation MMKKKILISSFDLAIGGVERSLIGLLQHLDYTKYEIDLLLFKHEGEFFSFLPEGPNLLNEIPQYTTFRKSIKEIIKEGYYQIGFTRLLGKTLSELQGKVKGIEEPGYLNIQYGWEMVTPFLPKLHKEYDVAIGFLWPHHFIGEKVNARKKIGWVHTDYSNIYLNKKAESRMWNKLDKVVAVSEECSSTFLQAFPTLKEKTTVIENILSAEMVREQANFEMPIEIESNTDHTILVTVGRLSHAKGIDRAIRACKKLVNLGYSIKWYVIGYGPLEEELSRLIYDLELQEHFFLLGKKVNPYPYIKTADIYVQPSRYEGKAVTIREAQILEKPVLITNFPTAKSQAKDGYDAIIVDSNVEGIVKGIKRFIDDEQYKNNIINNIKNTSYGNENEIEKLYQLIDS, from the coding sequence ATAATGAAGAAAAAAATATTAATTTCTTCTTTTGATTTAGCAATCGGGGGGGTTGAAAGAAGTTTAATAGGTTTGTTACAGCACCTCGATTATACAAAGTATGAAATTGACCTGTTACTATTCAAACACGAAGGAGAATTCTTTTCATTTCTTCCTGAAGGACCAAATTTACTAAATGAGATTCCTCAGTATACTACTTTTAGAAAATCTATTAAGGAGATAATAAAGGAAGGGTACTATCAAATAGGTTTTACAAGACTACTGGGAAAGACTCTAAGTGAACTGCAAGGGAAAGTAAAAGGCATTGAAGAACCAGGTTACTTAAACATTCAATATGGTTGGGAAATGGTAACCCCTTTCTTACCAAAATTACATAAAGAATATGATGTGGCCATAGGTTTCCTGTGGCCACATCATTTTATTGGAGAGAAGGTGAATGCTCGAAAAAAAATCGGGTGGGTACATACGGATTATTCGAATATCTACCTCAACAAAAAAGCTGAAAGTCGAATGTGGAATAAATTAGATAAAGTGGTAGCTGTATCTGAAGAATGTTCCTCAACCTTTCTCCAGGCCTTTCCAACCCTAAAGGAAAAAACAACAGTAATAGAAAACATACTCTCTGCAGAAATGGTAAGAGAACAAGCAAATTTTGAGATGCCAATAGAAATAGAGAGTAATACAGATCATACTATTCTTGTTACTGTGGGTAGACTTTCCCATGCTAAAGGGATCGACCGAGCAATCAGAGCTTGTAAAAAGCTAGTTAACCTAGGGTATTCAATTAAGTGGTATGTTATTGGATATGGGCCATTAGAAGAAGAGCTATCTAGGCTTATTTATGATTTAGAATTACAAGAACACTTCTTTTTACTTGGAAAGAAAGTGAATCCTTACCCATACATTAAAACTGCAGATATATATGTTCAACCTTCGAGATATGAGGGGAAAGCCGTAACGATAAGAGAAGCTCAAATTTTAGAAAAGCCTGTACTAATAACCAACTTCCCTACTGCAAAAAGCCAGGCAAAAGATGGGTATGACGCAATTATTGTGGATTCAAATGTCGAAGGAATTGTAAAGGGAATTAAAAGGTTTATTGATGATGAACAGTATAAAAATAACATTATTAATAATATAAAAAATACTAGCTACGGAAATGAGAATGAAATAGAAAAGCTATATCAATTAATCGATTCATAA
- a CDS encoding glycosyltransferase family 1 protein gives MKRILHIVSAMDRGGAETLIMNIYRNIDRSKVQFDFVTHSEKVDDYDVEIKLLGGRIFKTESLGSVGPFKYTNNLVKIISSTTYEVVHVHTDFQCGFPALAARLSGVQNRICHSHSTNWLKNNGPINGLIFKALQGLIKWNATKLCSCSEEAAAFLFGKKSIEYNKVKILKNSIDISGYMNMGNDIRSSVIEEFDLSPKVKLLGHVGKFSESKNQKFILKVLKKVVEKDSNYVAIFVGDGPLRETIELEARAMDLMDHVKFIGVREDISRLMKSFDIFLFPSIFEGFGIVMLEAQSAGTPCLASTAVPKTVDLGLGLVGFISIDNTEEQWKEAILSQSSSKAINPKEVEKQIRYKGFHIDDNVNEWMNLYGLQA, from the coding sequence GTGAAAAGGATTTTACACATTGTAAGTGCGATGGACAGAGGTGGAGCAGAAACTCTAATTATGAACATATATAGAAATATTGACCGGTCAAAAGTTCAGTTTGATTTTGTCACACATAGTGAAAAGGTCGACGATTATGACGTTGAGATAAAATTACTTGGAGGACGGATATTTAAAACTGAAAGTCTAGGTTCGGTTGGACCTTTCAAGTATACAAATAACTTAGTTAAAATTATCTCTTCAACGACATATGAAGTGGTTCATGTCCATACAGATTTCCAATGTGGCTTTCCAGCCCTTGCTGCTAGGCTGTCCGGAGTGCAAAATCGAATTTGTCACTCTCATAGTACGAACTGGTTGAAAAATAATGGACCAATAAATGGGCTAATCTTTAAGGCTTTACAGGGATTAATTAAGTGGAATGCAACAAAATTATGCAGCTGCAGTGAAGAAGCGGCTGCTTTTTTATTTGGAAAAAAGTCCATTGAATATAATAAAGTAAAGATATTAAAAAATAGTATTGATATATCTGGTTATATGAATATGGGCAATGATATTAGATCAAGTGTGATAGAAGAGTTTGACTTATCACCTAAAGTTAAACTATTAGGTCATGTAGGGAAATTTTCCGAGTCTAAGAATCAAAAATTTATATTAAAAGTATTAAAAAAGGTTGTAGAAAAAGATTCAAATTATGTAGCCATATTTGTGGGAGATGGTCCTTTAAGAGAAACTATTGAGCTAGAAGCTAGAGCAATGGATTTAATGGATCATGTGAAGTTCATAGGTGTACGGGAGGATATTTCGAGATTAATGAAATCCTTTGATATCTTTTTATTTCCTTCTATATTTGAGGGTTTTGGAATCGTAATGTTAGAGGCCCAAAGTGCTGGAACTCCATGTTTGGCATCAACAGCTGTTCCCAAAACAGTAGATTTAGGATTAGGTTTAGTAGGATTTATATCAATTGATAATACAGAGGAACAATGGAAAGAAGCCATCCTGAGTCAATCCTCTTCAAAGGCAATTAATCCAAAAGAAGTAGAAAAACAAATACGTTATAAAGGATTCCATATAGATGATAATGTGAACGAATGGATGAACCTATATGGTTTACAAGCTTAA
- a CDS encoding EpsG family protein, which translates to MTLLWINLFVVFVFALGARYFARPVLDTEYSSHMRPNKLLVLGALVSLVLISGLRSNIGDTYFYKHIYDTNEFSWEYITSQKDIGFGILQMFLKIYFSDSQAMILTSALITNILIVSVLYKYSRLFELSLFVYITGGLFLVSMNGIRQVLAAAIVFGATRFLINGNWIAYILIAIFASTFHQSALVLIPIYFIVRYKAWSKATIILLFSSVIIVIGFDQFSSILFSAIEETQYGHYSNFNEGGANIIRVAVDAVPLVIAFLGKDRFREINPSSDFIVNMALLGFAFMLISTQNWIFARFSIYFSLYQLILISWIVKLFKNRSQRFIYFSLVVCYLIYYFYENVVSLNVIYKSDILDAFI; encoded by the coding sequence ATGACATTACTATGGATTAATCTTTTTGTAGTGTTTGTATTTGCCCTAGGTGCAAGATATTTTGCAAGACCAGTTCTAGACACAGAATATTCTTCTCACATGCGTCCTAACAAATTACTAGTATTAGGTGCATTAGTATCCTTAGTTTTAATTTCAGGACTTAGATCAAACATAGGAGATACTTACTTCTATAAACACATATATGATACTAACGAATTTTCTTGGGAGTATATTACTTCTCAAAAAGATATTGGTTTTGGCATTCTTCAGATGTTTCTAAAGATATACTTTAGTGACTCACAAGCAATGATTTTAACGAGTGCACTTATTACCAACATATTAATTGTTTCTGTTCTGTATAAGTATTCAAGATTGTTTGAGTTAAGTTTGTTTGTTTATATTACAGGTGGATTGTTTTTAGTGTCTATGAATGGCATAAGGCAAGTCCTGGCTGCTGCGATAGTGTTTGGGGCAACAAGGTTTTTAATTAATGGAAACTGGATTGCTTATATATTAATTGCGATATTCGCATCGACCTTTCACCAAAGTGCTCTAGTATTAATCCCAATTTATTTTATCGTTCGTTACAAGGCTTGGTCGAAAGCGACGATAATTTTACTTTTTTCTTCCGTCATAATTGTAATAGGGTTTGATCAGTTCTCTTCAATTTTATTTTCTGCAATTGAAGAGACACAGTATGGGCATTACTCCAATTTTAATGAAGGCGGAGCAAATATTATTAGGGTAGCAGTTGATGCGGTACCATTAGTAATTGCTTTTTTAGGGAAAGATCGCTTCAGGGAAATTAATCCAAGTAGTGACTTTATTGTTAACATGGCACTATTAGGATTTGCATTTATGCTGATCTCTACTCAAAATTGGATATTTGCTAGATTCTCAATTTATTTTAGCCTTTATCAGTTAATACTTATATCTTGGATTGTGAAACTTTTTAAAAATCGATCCCAGAGATTTATCTATTTTTCTTTAGTAGTCTGTTACCTCATATATTACTTTTATGAAAATGTTGTTAGTTTAAATGTAATATATAAAAGTGACATTCTAGATGCTTTTATTTAA